DNA from Elaeis guineensis isolate ETL-2024a chromosome 2, EG11, whole genome shotgun sequence:
attataatataaaaatattaatatgttatattattttattgttatacattattataatataatatattatattaatattttatattaatataatattatatattatataatattattatatataataatatagtataatgtattatattgttatatattattatattattataatatattatataaatattatattatattattatatggttTAGGATACATTAGAAATGAATTAAATGGGTTATTTTTTcgattgatggaaaaatgatttagtCACCTTATagatggataagattttttttattttgtggaTAAACAGCATCTTTAAAAAAGTGACATATCCATCTTAAAAATCATAAGGATATAGAtaagttaattaataaaaaaattgactaattttttttatgatatttactcGCAAGCTATCACTGTGGATACCTCTGGAGTGGAAGGCGGCACGACTCACGGAAGTCCCTCTTGAAATTAATGTACCCACTTAACCGAGTCCCTCAAACAAATCCACAGAGCGGCGTAGTGGCTGACACTCTCGTCACCTTGTAGGATAGGATCCACCCGGCTACAGGGATGTGTGAAATTCCAGAATTTGCATGATGAAACCAACAGACCCTAGATGCAGGAGGGGTCCAGGGCACCACAAGAGCTCAACAAAGGACCAAAGAAAAATTGGGGGCATTAAATTCATCAAAGGATGGTGGAAGAGTAGCCCCAAAGACCATTaacgcccccccccccccaagaACTTGGCCGATAATGGTTGAGGGTAGAGTAGAAGCCACTTTGCTCCAACAGTTGACGTGCTCGGAAGAAGGGAACACTGGTGGCAGAGACGATTGAAGCAAAGTTCAACTACTTCCACCCCTTCTAAAGTCACCTCAGACGGTTGTTTTGCACATCACGCTTTTGCTAAAAGTCGACAGAAAAGGTTGGCTAACTTCTTGCAAAAATTATATGCCACACTATATACATAGCATCGCCATACACTCCACCAATCACGGAGATGTATTTCTGTGGGTCAATCATCGAGACGAGCTCATGATGAATAAAATCTACAGTAACATACCTCAGTAATTGATGGCATGCACAGCATTAGTGTTATATTGAGACACATTTTAATATTACATGCAGCTCTTGAAAAGTGCAGCTTCTAATGCAAACCTAGGATTTATCTTGTTTAAATAGAAAGCAATATGTTGTCTAACATTACACGAAACAAATCGCTTATCTATCGTCATCTAAAAATATAggtattcattttttttaaaaaaaagcagCCTGTATTAGACTACTGCTTTACCCTTCTGCATTCATCGACTTTGTACCCAAAAAAACAAAGATCTTGGAAAGGTAAGCGTTattattgttttaaaaaaaaactttgaaAGGTAAGACTCTATTCGGCATACAGAAGTACATATAATATACTTAAAAGCGCACAAACACTTGAAAAGACTATGCATGATTTTTCCGAAAAAAAAGTTTTAAAGAAAATATCTGGATAAAGTTCATATAATGACGAGCTAACGCAAAGACAATTCAACAACTCGCGAGGCAGACGAGGATGTCTTGATAATAGTAGATTATCATGCAACCAATCACTTCCATTTAAAAAATCTAGAAAGGTTCGAAGATCTTTCCGCTACTTGCCTCTTTCTCGCATCCCGTGGAGCGAAGATTATTCTCTCCGATACTTTGTGATCTTAGGAACATAAACCTAGATTTTTCGGGGGCACGACAGCACAACGAAAGTTCAGACAACAGCAAGCCCAAAGTCAACTAGAATAATCTCCATGAACGTGTCAAGAGGCTTTAGACATCACGATGAACAGGTCACTCAGCTATCAAAAATATTAACTGATACTAAATTGAATCAAGGCATACATATAACGCAAGCTCGGCACAAGGTTTAATATGTCTTACCTCTTGTGGCTACAGTTGTCCGGTCCATTGGTCTAGACCCACCCCCTTCATTGCCATCCTGATTGGCCAAACCCTAAAAAATGCACTGATATGTGCTTTCATAGAAGCCCCACTAGCCGTTCTTATTACCTTAAACCTCTTCATCACGCCCTGCTATAAGCAATTCATACATATATTAATCACATCTGATAAAGTGACATAATTGGTATTCCAACCCACCTGATCAGAAATAAATATCTTGCACAACATATATCAGTAAAGCAACAAAAAGCATGGGCAAAATGTGCAGGCCAAAGCAGCTCTGCGAGGTTACTATAGATACTGTCAAAACAGCACCCGTACTGCATCAAACCCTTCGCCAGATATTAGATAGCAGAATTTCTTCTTAGACAAATTTAGTAACAAGGGCAGAGAAAAGACCATTCGAAGATAAGCCAAACAGATACAATAGTTCAAATTCTAACTATAGGACACTCTCAGGCTCACGAAGTTTCATTTATGTCGACACTGATGAAGATTTACTGCAACACAAGGAAAACGTGGCAATATTGATTGGAAAAGATAGTTCAGCTGAGTAACCATGGGCTTCATCACAGCATGCCATCATTTCCTCATCATTTGTGTATATTAATATTTTTGAAGCAATTTTGCAAAATTCCCTGCAGAGAAATGAAAATGCTAACTTCAGTGTCAGGCAGCAGTACAACAAATGTATAATAGTTCAGATAACAGAGGCAGGTGCTAGCACTCAACTGCCAAGGATCATCCCCAAGAAGCATCATATCATCTTCATCATCGGTATAGACAACATTCCACTTTTTCTGTGGGTCATTTAACAGCCCTTTCATATCAAACAGCCGTTCAAGCTCACAAATCAGATCATCATATCCATCAAGTTTTGAGAGATCAACCACCCTGCCTACAACACTTCCTTGCTTGTGAACCTGCAGTATCTATCCTGTAATAAAGAAAAAGGCAACGATTCCTAGAACGGAGCTGCACATAGAGCATAAAGAGCACTTACTGTAGTGCAGCTGCGCCCAAGAGGTTTAGCAGGTATTTGAGACTTTGAGGTCGGAAAATCAGTTTCAAAATTTCTCTCAGTTCTATCCACTTCATTTGTCAAGGGAATCCTCTCAGTCAAGGGAAAACCAAAAAGCCTGCAAACGTTGCTGCTAATTTCTTTGTCATTCTTGAACTCTGGCTTATAAGCATGCATAGGAATATGGACTTTCCCAGGTTTCTGGTGTTCATTGATGAACTCACCCCCTGCATGATGGGGCCAACAATACAAGGGAGCTTCTTTTCTGCTCAATACTCCATCATCCGTGCTCCTATCATTCACACCAAACACTGATTGAGAGCATGGATGCTTAAAACTTGCTTGTGGAAACATTAACACAGAAGATGGAGATGATGCTTGAACTGACAACTGCGATGGTTGTAAAAGAGTACATCCATGGCTTGATGCAGGCCACCTGTTTCCAGCACCAGATGTATGCAGAGCATCAAAtgagccaaacccaccatttctTGTATGAATATCAGCTACTGCTCCTTGATATGGTGGATTTTCTGGAATTACTTCTTGACCTTGCAAGACCTTTCGGAATCCAATGGACTCATTAAAGCCTATGCACTTGTAGGGTAAATCAGAATTTCCAACTGGAACGCTGACCCCACTTCCGAGACCACCTAATATGCAGCTACTTGCATTGTTGGAGGATCTCCTCATATCCAGGTATTGATGATTTCTTACCTCAGTCTCCTGAGAATTTGCTACATCAATACCATCATAAGGGGTTCTAAAACCCATAAATTCTTGACCTTGCAAGACCTTGTGGAACCTTGCAGATTCCCCTAAATCTGGAAACTCATTTCCATCTGTGGAAAAAAATTGTACAAAGAGAATGATAAAGAATAAAACATGCAAGAAAGAAGACTGCCGATCATAAATAAGTATTTGCCACAAGAAAGACCTACTTGGAACTGGAAAATCCAGATTGACTGAGGAAAGGGAGATTTTGGTTCTCTTGGAACCTGGTAATAAGAGACTATTGTGGCCCGAAATTGAACCAGATGGCTCAATCTCCCATGGAGATACCCTATTCTGACGACCAGTATCCACATCATCATCCCACCTCACCTGTAAGGAAGTGCAAGCAATCTTTAAACCCGCATGTTAAAAGTGGAAAAGCTAGGCAGATGCTAGTCAAATTTGAGACATTAAACAGCATAAACATGCCAATGCTACATGAGTAagagaggcaaaaaaaaaaaaaaaaaagaatccaatGAGAGATGACTGGTGATGCAACCTTTCGAGCATCCACCAAGATATGAATATGCAGTAGCAGGTCCAATATTagcttgaaaattttaatgtTTAATATGCGATAATTAAGGTCGGCTTGAAAGATCTATTATTCAACATATGATGATCTAATACCACCGAACAGCAAACAGTGCCTGATGTAGAGAAAAGCATAATAACAGGCAATAGACATGATGTACCAATTGCATTCAATTCTCGAACTAAAGAAAATTTAAGAGTATCTTATAAATTAGATACTGTTAAAGCTTATTTTGAAACCAGCAATGATCCAGGAGAAATAAAAGAGTGAATAAAGCCAAGAAAGATCATCAAAATCCATGAGAAAGCATGGGCTAACAGATAAAATCATGTTGAACAAAGGAATCCAACTGACAGCCAAATGGTGCAAAACATAAACTTTTTAGTATATTCCAACTAATATAATGATATTTTCATTAAGTAATGAAGACAGGTTTGCTTGGATGTGTGTTATGCACCAGCCTTGTGTTTGCATTATCTATTTGGAAATTCGCACTCGTGTTGTTGTTACATAAAAGCCGCTACTTATATCATCcataaaaatgaaaataaaatgggAGAACAAGCACAACTCAATCTGAAAATATAAACAATTTAATCAAATGGTGcagaatgaagtaaaaaaatgagTGCAGATGGCAAAAATATACAACCTGCACAACTGTCATTATCTACAAAATTGTTTAGTTGTTTATGCAAGAAAAGAAAACCTTAGAATGGGTGTACAGGTATAAAGGAGGTAGATCAACAGTTTAAGGTTTCTGCTAGCAGGAAGAGAATGATAGAGGGTTAATGctaaatcagcatgaaatcttGTTCCCAAATTTAGAGAAATCCTTCGCTTTGTAAATTATCAAGCAGATTAGCATAAAAGCTTACCAACAGACATCTCCATTTGGAACCAGGCCATCTTACAGGGTCCATGTCACCAATCCCTGTTATCAATCCTGTGTACCTAAAAAAGGGAGAAAATCTAAAGATGCTAATTTGATTCCAGAAGTCACAACTTTGTAGGTTGTATGCACCATACCTTCTCTCAGCTGCATCTTCACTTTCGTATCGCATCTTGAACCTCATCCCAGTTGAAAATGAATGGCTGAAGCTCTTTGCAAACTTACAATATGGTACTATAAATTCTGATGGGCTTGTCCTGTAAATCAAGTTCGAAATCCAAGGTGCTTATTTAACTAGACATGACATGATATACTAGTTGTTCTCTCACATTAGGCATGTAACAAATATTCTCTAACTAAAATGCGGACACCAAAGACAACAAATCAGGGTATGACATACTAATATTAGCATAAAGTCAAACGATATGTAACTAAGACTTGTCAGGATCATGTAAAATAGGAAAAAAGTGTATTACAGAGTTACGTGGAAAGAGCAACTGCAACTGCAACTGCATCAGAGGCAGCCAAAAATAGACAAAAAGAATAAGCTTAATCTCACAATCTTAGATTCATTTTATGCAACTGCCTTGTCACTTGCTCATGCAAGCTTAAATCATctgaattaaagaaaaaaaatcagaatttTCTATGAAATATATTCTACTCACAACTATAAAATTTCCAGTTGATCCAATAGGGTAATTTGTTATATAGAACCTAGAATAGGTTTATAACATGACTacatcaaaattctagaaatgttCTAAACTTGAATCATACGAGGAATTCAAACAATCTAGAAATTGATCATATCCTTTATGACCCCTTCGGTACCCAAAACAAATCACTAATTTCCATGGTGGGTAATTCCAATAAACAAGGACACAGCCTGCATTAGAATGGAACAGAATCAAGGGAACCACTGTCATAAATGAGAAAAGAATGATGAGATTTTGTTCATTTTTCAAGGTTAATTCTAGGTTTTAGATTCCCCTTATAACTAACCATCTATTATAAAAATGGTGAGAACTAGGTCAAATCATGCATGAAGCCATGGAGGACCAGGGGTGTGGTGGTGGAGCAATTCTGAAAAATCTCATATATCTAAGAGAAGATGCTGGAATAATTTAGGATAATTTGGCAATCACTTGGGACAACCCTGAAACTGTGGAATTCCATTTCCTGGGAATTTGACGCATGTATACATTGCTTATTCTTTTAGATAAGAATGAATGCTATTCCTCAATCTCGGCCATCTATATTTGAATATATGAGCAAGATTAAAAGGAGCAAAGTTTTAAATACCAGTGTGAGAGTAAGGCATACCATCTTGAGTGTCAGAATGGGATGAGTAGGGAAACAAAAGGGGATGGGATGGAACATCCACCATATCCAGTATCGTTACATGGGTGTCCCATCCAGGAAAAGCCGAGACAGGCCCATGGCACAGTATCTAAAACCTTGATGAGGAACATTTTACCGGGCATTCCTTCTTTGGTACACCACCTACCAAAAATCATAAAGGCTCCGACCAAGTCCTCAACTCTTAAACAATGTATATAAACCATTTCTTATACAGAACCAAAAAAGTGAAGGAAGACCAGGTTTAATATATAGGAAAGTCCTATGAGAAGAAGAAGCAGAGGCCTTCTTAACACCCAAAAAC
Protein-coding regions in this window:
- the LOC105043422 gene encoding auxin response factor 15 isoform X3; its protein translation is MGIDLNTVEEEEEEEEAELLAAAQVPSQAHRRPQPPAEAVCLELWHACAGPLISLPRKGTVVVYFPQGHLEHLGDAGGGGGGLFRYDVPPHVFCRVVDVKLLADAATDEVYARLSLVAESEEVERQLQEGEAEGDVEEEDIDDLHRSSMPHMFCKTLTASDTSTHGGFSVPRRAAEDCFPPLDYKQQRPSQELIAKDLHSVEWRFRHIYRGQPRRHLLTTGWSAFVNKKKLVSGDAVLFLRTSPSEFIVPYCKFAKSFSHSFSTGMRFKMRYESEDAAERRYTGLITGIGDMDPVRWPGSKWRCLLVRWDDDVDTGRQNRVSPWEIEPSGSISGHNSLLLPGSKRTKISLSSVNLDFPVPNGNEFPDLGESARFHKVLQGQEFMGFRTPYDGIDVANSQETEVRNHQYLDMRRSSNNASSCILGGLGSGVSVPVGNSDLPYKCIGFNESIGFRKVLQGQEVIPENPPYQGAVADIHTRNGGFGSFDALHTSGAGNRWPASSHGCTLLQPSQLSVQASSPSSVLMFPQASFKHPCSQSVFGVNDRSTDDGVLSRKEAPLYCWPHHAGGEFINEHQKPGKVHIPMHAYKPEFKNDKEISSNVCRLFGFPLTERIPLTNEVDRTERNFETDFPTSKSQIPAKPLGRSCTTILQVHKQGSVVGRVVDLSKLDGYDDLICELERLFDMKGLLNDPQKKWNVVYTDDEDDMMLLGDDPWQEFCKIASKILIYTNDEEMMACCDEAHGYSAELSFPINIATFSLCCSKSSSVST
- the LOC105043422 gene encoding auxin response factor 15 isoform X1, producing MGIDLNTVEEEEEEEEAELLAAAQVPSQAHRRPQPPAEAVCLELWHACAGPLISLPRKGTVVVYFPQGHLEHLGDAGGGGGGLFRYDVPPHVFCRVVDVKLLADAATDEVYARLSLVAESEEVERQLQEGEAEGDVEEEDIDDLHRSSMPHMFCKTLTASDTSTHGGFSVPRRAAEDCFPPLDYKQQRPSQELIAKDLHSVEWRFRHIYRGQPRRHLLTTGWSAFVNKKKLVSGDAVLFLRGNDGELRLGIRRAAQVKNGTPFSAPCSQSLDLGTLAAVASAVSTKSVFHICYNPRTSPSEFIVPYCKFAKSFSHSFSTGMRFKMRYESEDAAERRYTGLITGIGDMDPVRWPGSKWRCLLVRWDDDVDTGRQNRVSPWEIEPSGSISGHNSLLLPGSKRTKISLSSVNLDFPVPNGNEFPDLGESARFHKVLQGQEFMGFRTPYDGIDVANSQETEVRNHQYLDMRRSSNNASSCILGGLGSGVSVPVGNSDLPYKCIGFNESIGFRKVLQGQEVIPENPPYQGAVADIHTRNGGFGSFDALHTSGAGNRWPASSHGCTLLQPSQLSVQASSPSSVLMFPQASFKHPCSQSVFGVNDRSTDDGVLSRKEAPLYCWPHHAGGEFINEHQKPGKVHIPMHAYKPEFKNDKEISSNVCRLFGFPLTERIPLTNEVDRTERNFETDFPTSKSQIPAKPLGRSCTTILQVHKQGSVVGRVVDLSKLDGYDDLICELERLFDMKGLLNDPQKKWNVVYTDDEDDMMLLGDDPWQEFCKIASKILIYTNDEEMMACCDEAHGYSAELSFPINIATFSLCCSKSSSVST
- the LOC105043422 gene encoding auxin response factor 15 isoform X2; this encodes MGIDLNTVEEEEEEEEAELLAAAQVPSQAHRRPQPPAEAVCLELWHACAGPLISLPRKGTVVVYFPQGHLEHLGDAGGGGGGLFRYDVPPHVFCRVVDVKLLADAATDEVYARLSLVAESEEVERQLQEGEAEGDVEEEDIDDLHRSSMPHMFCKTLTASDTSTHGGFSVPRRAAEDCFPPLDYKQQRPSQELIAKDLHSVEWRFRHIYRGQPRRHLLTTGWSAFVNKKKLVSGDAVLFLRGNDGELRLGIRRAAQVKNGTPFSAPCSQSLDLGTLAAVASAVSTKSVFHICYNPRTSPSEFIVPYCKFAKSFSHSFSTGMRFKMRYESEDAAERRYTGLITGIGDMDPVRWPGSKWRCLLVRWDDDVDTGRQNRVSPWEIEPSGSISGHNSLLLPGSKRTKISLSSVNLDFPVPNGNEFPDLGESARFHKVLQGQEFMGFRTPYDGIDVANSQETEVRNHQYLDMRRSSNNASSCILGGLGSGVSVPVGNSDLPYKCIGFNESIGFRKVLQGQEVIPENPPYQGAVADIHTRNGGFGSFDALHTSGAGNRWPASSHGCTLLQPSQLSVQASSPSSVLMFPQASFKHPCSQSVFGVNDRSTDDGVLSRKEAPLYCWPHHAGGEFINEHQKPGKVHIPMHAYKPEFKNDKEISSNVCRLFGFPLTERIPLTNEVDRTERNFETDFPTSKSQIPAKPLGRSCTTVHKQGSVVGRVVDLSKLDGYDDLICELERLFDMKGLLNDPQKKWNVVYTDDEDDMMLLGDDPWQEFCKIASKILIYTNDEEMMACCDEAHGYSAELSFPINIATFSLCCSKSSSVST